A DNA window from Mycolicibacter terrae contains the following coding sequences:
- a CDS encoding phage holin family protein, protein MGPFLIRAALTGLALWVVTQIVPGVEIVGGDTTVARVGIIFVVALIFGLVNAFIKPVVQLLSIPLYILTLGLFHIVINALMLWITAWITAKTARHWGLYIADFWWDAIWAAIVLSLVSWVLSLVLRDARRIAR, encoded by the coding sequence ATGGGACCGTTCCTGATCCGCGCCGCACTGACCGGGCTCGCGCTGTGGGTGGTCACCCAGATCGTTCCCGGAGTCGAGATCGTCGGCGGTGACACCACGGTCGCGCGGGTCGGCATCATCTTCGTCGTCGCGTTGATCTTCGGGCTGGTCAACGCCTTCATCAAGCCGGTGGTGCAGCTGCTGTCGATCCCGCTGTACATCCTCACCCTGGGGCTGTTCCACATCGTGATCAACGCGTTGATGCTGTGGATCACCGCGTGGATCACCGCAAAAACCGCCAGGCACTGGGGCCTGTACATCGCCGACTTCTGGTGGGACGCCATCTGGGCGGCGATCGTGCTGTCCCTGGTGAGCTGGGTGCTGTCCCTGGTGCTGCGCGACGCCCGGCGCATCGCCCGGTAA
- the cysT gene encoding sulfate ABC transporter permease subunit CysT — protein MYLSTAPATIDAGVSGRDFRQAAAGIPATAAHPPASGRSMVTPLRIGVTTLWLSVIVLLPLAAIVWQAGGRGWQGFWLAITSHAAMESFRVTLTSAVLVTALDVVFGLATAWVLVRDAFVGKGLIDALIDLPFALPTIVTSLVMLALYGNASPVGIHLQHTPAGVVMALAFVTLPLVVRAVQPVLLELDRDAEEAAASLGATRLTTFRLVLLPSLRPALLTGAGLAFSRCVGEFGSVVTIGGAVPGRTEVSSQWIRALIETDDRTSAAAISIVLLAISFAVLVLLRTVGGRAAKREEEDG, from the coding sequence ATGTATTTGTCCACCGCACCGGCGACCATCGACGCCGGGGTCTCCGGCAGAGATTTCCGGCAGGCCGCCGCCGGAATCCCGGCCACGGCGGCACACCCGCCGGCGTCCGGGCGATCGATGGTCACGCCGCTTCGCATCGGCGTGACCACGCTATGGCTGTCGGTCATCGTGCTGCTGCCATTGGCGGCCATCGTCTGGCAAGCAGGCGGCAGGGGCTGGCAGGGGTTCTGGCTGGCCATCACCTCACACGCGGCGATGGAATCCTTCCGGGTCACGCTGACGAGTGCGGTGCTGGTGACCGCGCTCGACGTGGTATTCGGCCTGGCGACCGCCTGGGTGTTGGTGCGCGATGCCTTCGTCGGGAAGGGCTTGATCGATGCGCTGATCGATCTGCCGTTCGCGCTGCCGACGATCGTCACCAGCTTGGTGATGTTGGCCCTGTACGGCAACGCCAGCCCCGTCGGCATTCATCTGCAGCACACTCCGGCCGGGGTGGTGATGGCGCTGGCCTTCGTCACGTTGCCCTTGGTGGTGCGCGCCGTCCAACCGGTGCTGCTGGAGCTCGATCGGGACGCTGAAGAGGCGGCCGCCTCACTGGGCGCCACGCGTCTGACGACCTTCCGCCTGGTTCTACTGCCGTCGCTGCGGCCCGCGCTGTTGACCGGGGCCGGGCTTGCGTTTTCGCGGTGCGTCGGGGAATTCGGCTCGGTCGTGACGATCGGTGGCGCGGTGCCCGGCAGGACCGAAGTGTCATCGCAGTGGATTCGCGCGTTGATCGAGACCGACGACCGCACCAGTGCAGCGGCGATATCGATTGTGTTATTGGCGATCTCGTTCGCTGTGTTGGTTTTGCTGCGGACCGTCGGCGGGCGTGCGGCCAAACGGGAGGAGGAGGACGGATGA
- a CDS encoding DUF4873 domain-containing protein, which yields MSHSDILDVVVLGDPARLHGLLDGARVIDPAGTDVTTRFDSAEETWAVTTADGAVLTARVIIDATTSRDDVVAAHGTPNRFRIPGPHTRRQARYVARLVESMQRSGASRIESRSPRLRVHPVLPTRGLSRFYLTGSAGFDEDNDETYDGPAVLTHNGEDYPTRVRLAGHFDPIDGQYHWQGMFFTDLPGVNATGSKVSIRIGEHTAQGRVAERTPWGTLTVTGAAGYPPFPLQDVEIAMLPRI from the coding sequence GTGAGCCACAGCGACATCCTCGACGTGGTCGTGCTGGGTGACCCGGCGCGCCTGCACGGGCTGCTCGACGGCGCCCGGGTGATCGATCCGGCCGGGACGGACGTGACCACCCGATTCGACAGCGCCGAGGAGACGTGGGCGGTGACCACCGCCGACGGTGCGGTGCTGACCGCCCGGGTGATCATCGACGCCACCACCTCGCGCGACGACGTCGTTGCCGCGCACGGGACACCCAACCGGTTCCGGATCCCGGGTCCGCATACCCGCCGGCAGGCGCGGTATGTGGCCCGGCTCGTCGAGTCCATGCAGCGCAGCGGAGCCAGCCGTATCGAATCCCGCTCGCCCCGGCTGCGGGTGCACCCGGTGCTGCCGACCCGGGGACTGTCCCGGTTCTATCTCACCGGCTCGGCGGGTTTCGATGAGGACAACGACGAGACCTACGACGGGCCGGCCGTGCTCACCCACAACGGCGAGGACTACCCGACCCGAGTCCGACTGGCGGGCCACTTCGATCCGATCGACGGTCAATACCATTGGCAGGGAATGTTTTTCACGGATCTGCCGGGCGTGAACGCCACCGGCTCCAAGGTCAGTATCCGGATCGGCGAACACACCGCGCAGGGACGCGTCGCCGAGCGGACGCCATGGGGAACGCTGACCGTGACCGGCGCTGCCGGATATCCACCCTTCCCGCTGCAGGACGTCGAAATCGCGATGCTGCCACGGATCTAG
- a CDS encoding TIGR03619 family F420-dependent LLM class oxidoreductase — protein MRFTYAEAMTDPSYYIPLAKAAEAAGYHSMSIPDSIAYPFESDSKYPYTPDGNREFLDGKAFIETFVLIAALGAVTSTLRFTPFVIKLPIRPPALVAKQAGSLAAMIGDRLSLGVGTSPWPEDYELMGVPFARRGKRMDECIEVIRGLTTGDYFEFHGEFYDIPKTKMTPAPAQPIPILIGGHADAALRRAARNDGWMHGGGDPAELDGLIARLKQLREEEGRTGPFEIHVISVDGFTLDGVKRLEDKGVTDVIVGFRVPYIVGPDTEPLADKIRNLERFAEHVIAKAG, from the coding sequence GTGCGGTTCACCTACGCCGAGGCGATGACCGACCCGAGCTACTACATTCCGCTCGCCAAAGCCGCCGAGGCAGCCGGCTACCACAGCATGTCGATCCCGGACAGCATCGCCTATCCGTTCGAGTCGGACTCGAAGTATCCCTACACCCCGGACGGCAACCGTGAGTTCCTGGACGGCAAGGCATTCATCGAGACATTCGTGTTGATCGCGGCGCTGGGCGCGGTCACCAGCACGTTGCGGTTCACCCCGTTCGTGATCAAGCTACCGATCCGCCCGCCGGCCCTGGTGGCCAAGCAGGCCGGTTCGCTGGCCGCGATGATCGGTGACCGGCTGAGCCTGGGCGTGGGCACCAGCCCCTGGCCGGAGGACTATGAGCTGATGGGGGTGCCGTTCGCCCGGCGCGGCAAGCGGATGGACGAGTGCATCGAGGTCATCCGGGGACTGACCACCGGCGACTACTTCGAATTCCACGGCGAGTTCTACGACATCCCGAAAACCAAGATGACCCCGGCGCCGGCTCAGCCCATTCCGATCCTGATCGGCGGCCACGCCGACGCCGCTCTGCGTCGCGCCGCCCGTAACGACGGCTGGATGCACGGCGGCGGCGACCCGGCCGAGCTCGACGGCCTGATCGCCAGGCTCAAACAACTTCGTGAGGAGGAAGGCCGTACGGGTCCGTTCGAGATCCACGTGATCTCGGTCGACGGGTTCACCCTCGACGGCGTCAAGCGCCTGGAGGACAAAGGGGTGACCGACGTCATCGTGGGTTTCCGGGTGCCCTACATCGTCGGTCCCGACACCGAGCCGCTGGCCGACAAGATCCGCAACCTGGAGCGCTTCGCCGAGCACGTGATCGCCAAGGCCGGGTGA
- a CDS encoding Fpg/Nei family DNA glycosylase — MPELPEVEALADHLRRHAVGCTVGRVDVVAFSVLKTFDPPLAALHGQIVTGAHRWGKYLGLQAGDLFLIAHLSRAGWLRWSDQLAPAPLRPGKGPIALRVHLATPGQAPGFDLTEAGTQKRLAVWLVDDPDKVPGIGGLGPDALEVTADELAGLLAGNTGRIKTVLTDQKVIAGVGNAYSDEILHTARISPFATAAKLSGEQLAALHEAMRAVLTDAVTRSVGQQAATLKGEKRSGLRVHARTGLPCPVCGDTVREVSFADKSFQYCPTCQTGGKVLADRRMSRLLK; from the coding sequence ATGCCCGAACTGCCCGAAGTCGAGGCGCTCGCCGATCACCTGCGCCGTCACGCCGTCGGTTGCACCGTCGGCCGCGTTGATGTGGTGGCGTTCTCGGTGCTCAAGACCTTCGACCCGCCGCTGGCGGCGTTGCACGGCCAGATCGTCACGGGTGCGCATCGCTGGGGCAAATACCTCGGCTTGCAGGCCGGCGATCTGTTCCTGATCGCGCATCTGTCCCGGGCGGGCTGGCTGCGCTGGTCGGACCAGCTGGCGCCGGCGCCGCTGCGGCCCGGCAAGGGACCGATCGCGCTGCGGGTGCATCTGGCGACCCCGGGGCAGGCGCCCGGATTCGACCTCACCGAAGCCGGCACCCAGAAACGCCTGGCGGTCTGGCTGGTCGACGATCCGGACAAGGTGCCGGGAATCGGCGGCCTGGGTCCCGACGCGCTGGAGGTGACAGCCGATGAGCTGGCCGGCCTGCTGGCCGGCAACACCGGGCGCATCAAGACCGTCCTCACCGATCAGAAGGTGATCGCCGGGGTCGGCAATGCCTACAGCGACGAGATCCTGCACACCGCGCGCATTTCGCCGTTCGCGACCGCGGCCAAGCTCTCCGGTGAGCAGCTCGCCGCGCTGCACGAGGCGATGCGCGCCGTGCTCACCGACGCGGTGACCCGCTCCGTCGGTCAGCAGGCCGCCACGCTCAAGGGGGAGAAGCGCTCCGGGCTGCGGGTGCACGCCCGCACCGGGCTGCCGTGTCCGGTCTGCGGCGACACGGTGCGCGAGGTGTCGTTCGCCGACAAGTCTTTCCAGTACTGCCCGACGTGTCAGACCGGCGGCAAGGTGCTCGCCGACCGGAGGATGTCGCGGCTGCTCAAGTAG
- a CDS encoding helix-turn-helix transcriptional regulator, translated as MSTGLADRKAEAAVVRAFLDRALAEPGTLVLEGEAGIGKSTLLWEAAEVAAARGYLVLTAVGAPTEVRYAYAAVADLLARVDAGVLAELPEEQRAALDRVLLGAGDGPAGNERLVATAFLAVIRRLSSDTPVLLCIDDAQWLDMSSQVVIGFAERRLTGRVGLLITLRTGAPGAANMTWLNPGRPGSVERVRITPLTLGGVHALISARLGRTLPRPSITRIHEISGGNPFFAIELARFVAEDPGRAAFGLPDALAELVRHNIGCPDGDVAAVMLAAASAALPTVDRVSRATGISPDRVVELVESEHAGEVVEIDGSRIRFRHPLFATGVYSAAGPAARRAMHRRLADIVEEPELTARHLALAATTGDPDTVQALDAAAQATQARGAPAVAAELIELAINLGGDNPVRRLRAAEQHFRSGALGAARAHLESTLDNLPPGGLRCMALIALAAITGYDESLVAGADLLDQAIATTDNAMLQLQARLLLVPTTAMIGELEESVRHARAAVEQAEQLGIGALRSQALAVGVIVGFVHGLGVDVQALQLALELEKPDGATVAAFQAAAVAAVISAWTGELEAARSQLDVVRQRCLRSGTEIDILWVAHHATMIDLWAGRYADAAETAEDAVQRAEQMGGRHVLTEAWIGQAEVAAYTGRAQDVREITEVALRVCRATGAALLCDAVARVLGFLEVSLGDYPAAIKVLEPLLASFDPEQGTEIVVGGHLPDAVEALTALGRLDEAEPLVVALERNGARHDRPWMRAVGARGSAHLLAARGDLDAAEQAAQEALRHHERLPMPFEKARTQLLLGQVQRRRRRKQAAQASLRAALETFERLGAPLWERRARAELDRMTAAGRGADLTPAERRVAEHAAAGLSNKQIAAELFIAPKTVEMTLSSVYRKLGIRSRAALFAALNAADVQGNP; from the coding sequence GTGAGTACGGGTTTGGCGGACCGAAAGGCTGAGGCCGCGGTGGTGCGCGCCTTCCTGGACCGCGCGCTGGCGGAACCCGGAACCCTCGTGCTCGAAGGCGAAGCCGGGATCGGCAAGTCCACCCTGCTGTGGGAGGCGGCAGAGGTCGCGGCGGCACGGGGGTACCTGGTGCTCACGGCGGTCGGCGCCCCCACCGAGGTCCGCTATGCCTACGCGGCGGTGGCCGACCTGCTCGCCCGCGTCGACGCCGGGGTGCTGGCTGAGCTGCCCGAGGAGCAGCGTGCGGCACTGGACCGCGTCCTGCTGGGCGCGGGCGACGGCCCCGCCGGCAATGAACGGCTGGTCGCGACCGCGTTCCTGGCGGTGATCCGCAGACTGAGTTCGGATACGCCGGTGCTGCTCTGCATCGACGACGCCCAATGGCTGGACATGTCCAGCCAGGTGGTGATCGGGTTTGCGGAACGACGGCTCACCGGCCGGGTCGGTCTGTTGATCACCCTCCGAACCGGCGCACCGGGCGCCGCCAACATGACCTGGCTGAATCCGGGACGTCCCGGGTCGGTGGAGCGGGTGCGGATCACCCCGCTGACGCTGGGCGGCGTGCACGCCCTGATATCCGCGCGGCTGGGGCGTACGTTGCCGCGGCCGTCGATCACCCGGATCCATGAAATCTCCGGCGGCAACCCGTTTTTCGCGATCGAGCTGGCACGGTTCGTTGCCGAGGACCCCGGTCGGGCTGCGTTCGGACTCCCTGATGCCCTGGCCGAGCTGGTGCGCCACAACATCGGATGCCCCGACGGAGACGTCGCCGCTGTGATGCTGGCAGCAGCCTCTGCCGCGCTGCCCACCGTCGATCGGGTGAGTCGCGCCACCGGCATCAGCCCCGACCGCGTCGTCGAGCTGGTCGAATCCGAGCACGCCGGTGAGGTGGTCGAGATCGACGGCAGCCGGATCCGGTTTCGTCATCCGCTGTTCGCCACCGGGGTGTACAGCGCCGCCGGCCCGGCGGCGCGGCGAGCCATGCATCGCCGGCTGGCCGACATCGTCGAGGAGCCGGAGCTGACCGCGCGTCATCTGGCGCTGGCGGCCACCACCGGCGATCCGGACACCGTGCAAGCCCTCGACGCTGCCGCCCAAGCCACCCAGGCGCGTGGAGCACCGGCGGTAGCCGCCGAATTGATCGAGCTCGCAATCAATCTCGGCGGGGACAATCCTGTGCGCCGGTTACGGGCCGCCGAGCAGCATTTCCGCTCCGGGGCACTCGGCGCGGCGCGTGCACACCTGGAATCGACCCTCGACAACCTGCCCCCGGGCGGATTGCGCTGCATGGCGCTGATCGCGCTCGCCGCCATCACCGGCTACGACGAGAGCCTGGTAGCGGGTGCGGACCTGCTCGATCAGGCCATCGCCACGACCGACAACGCGATGCTGCAGTTGCAGGCCCGGCTGCTGCTGGTGCCGACCACCGCCATGATCGGAGAACTCGAGGAATCCGTCCGCCACGCACGCGCGGCGGTGGAGCAAGCCGAACAGCTCGGTATAGGTGCATTGCGCAGCCAGGCGTTGGCGGTCGGCGTGATCGTCGGCTTCGTCCATGGGCTCGGGGTCGATGTTCAGGCGTTACAGCTGGCACTGGAACTGGAGAAGCCGGACGGCGCGACGGTCGCGGCGTTTCAGGCAGCTGCGGTTGCGGCCGTCATCTCCGCCTGGACCGGTGAGTTGGAGGCGGCCCGCTCTCAACTCGACGTGGTCCGGCAGCGGTGTCTGCGCAGCGGCACCGAGATCGACATCCTGTGGGTGGCCCACCACGCCACCATGATCGATCTCTGGGCCGGCCGCTATGCCGACGCGGCGGAAACCGCTGAGGACGCCGTCCAGCGCGCCGAGCAGATGGGCGGCAGGCACGTGCTCACCGAGGCGTGGATAGGTCAGGCCGAGGTTGCCGCCTATACCGGCCGCGCGCAGGATGTCCGCGAGATTACGGAGGTTGCCCTTCGGGTCTGCCGCGCGACCGGGGCCGCGTTGCTGTGCGATGCGGTGGCGAGAGTGTTGGGGTTCCTCGAGGTGTCGCTCGGCGACTACCCGGCTGCGATCAAGGTGCTGGAGCCGCTGCTGGCTTCGTTCGACCCGGAGCAGGGCACCGAGATCGTGGTCGGGGGCCACCTCCCCGACGCCGTGGAGGCCCTCACAGCGCTGGGCCGGCTCGACGAGGCCGAACCACTGGTCGTGGCGCTCGAACGCAATGGCGCCCGTCACGACCGGCCGTGGATGCGGGCCGTGGGCGCTCGCGGGAGCGCCCACTTGCTGGCCGCGCGTGGCGACCTCGACGCCGCCGAGCAGGCCGCGCAGGAAGCGCTGCGGCATCACGAACGGCTTCCCATGCCGTTCGAAAAGGCCCGAACCCAGCTGTTGCTGGGCCAAGTGCAACGGCGCCGCCGTCGCAAGCAGGCCGCCCAGGCCAGCCTGCGCGCGGCCCTGGAGACCTTCGAGCGTCTGGGCGCACCGCTGTGGGAGCGGCGTGCCCGTGCCGAGTTGGACCGGATGACCGCGGCCGGCCGGGGCGCCGACCTGACCCCCGCTGAGCGTCGCGTCGCCGAGCACGCTGCCGCCGGACTGTCCAACAAGCAGATCGCCGCGGAGTTGTTCATCGCACCCAAGACCGTGGAAATGACCCTGAGCAGTGTGTACCGCAAACTGGGCATCCGCTCGCGCGCTGCGCTGTTCGCTGCGCTGAATGCCGCGGATGTCCAGGGAAATCCCTGA
- a CDS encoding AurF N-oxygenase family protein yields the protein MTTVVRPNGPSREEFAERLLKGSVKKSYAPVVDIDWDAPIDPDKFFLPARMCSLYGTGLWEAMTREQQIEMSRQELVNVLSAGIWFENILNQALLRDMMHKNPTARTTHYSLTELGDEARHMLMFGKTIDRIGGVPVRPKLYQRIVINSLPFVFRGPILWGAALVGEEIFDALQRQILDEPDLQPIVRRVMRIHVTEEARHIQYARDGLRRSVPAMPRYRRVLLANLQGVGGPFYRHLLTLPIVYKRVGLDGREARRVARTNPHFQAACRSSFAPLSAFFTEVGLMGRLARRMWRRAGFL from the coding sequence ATGACCACTGTCGTGCGGCCGAATGGACCGTCCCGGGAGGAATTCGCCGAACGCCTGCTGAAGGGCTCGGTGAAGAAGTCCTACGCTCCCGTCGTCGACATCGACTGGGACGCCCCGATCGACCCGGACAAGTTCTTCCTGCCGGCTCGGATGTGCAGCCTTTACGGCACCGGCCTGTGGGAGGCGATGACCCGTGAACAGCAGATCGAGATGTCGCGCCAGGAGCTGGTCAACGTGCTGTCGGCGGGCATCTGGTTCGAGAACATCCTCAACCAGGCGCTGCTGCGCGACATGATGCACAAGAATCCCACCGCGCGCACCACCCACTACTCGCTGACCGAGCTGGGCGACGAGGCCCGGCACATGCTGATGTTCGGCAAGACCATCGACCGCATCGGTGGCGTCCCGGTGCGCCCGAAGCTGTACCAGCGCATCGTGATCAACTCGCTGCCGTTCGTCTTCCGGGGCCCCATCCTGTGGGGCGCGGCCCTGGTCGGCGAGGAGATCTTCGATGCGCTGCAACGCCAGATTCTCGACGAGCCGGACCTGCAGCCGATCGTCCGGCGGGTGATGCGCATCCACGTCACCGAGGAAGCCCGCCACATTCAATACGCGCGCGACGGCCTGCGGCGCAGCGTGCCGGCGATGCCGCGCTACCGCCGTGTCCTGCTGGCGAACCTGCAGGGCGTGGGCGGGCCGTTCTACCGCCACTTGTTGACCCTGCCGATCGTCTACAAGCGGGTCGGGCTGGACGGCCGCGAAGCTCGCCGGGTGGCGCGGACCAACCCGCACTTCCAGGCCGCCTGCCGCTCGTCGTTCGCCCCGCTGTCCGCCTTCTTCACCGAGGTGGGCCTGATGGGCCGGCTGGCCCGGCGGATGTGGCGGCGGGCCGGTTTCCTGTGA
- a CDS encoding SDR family oxidoreductase, which yields MVRQKILITGASSGLGAGMARAFAARGRDLALCARRIDRLEELKDELTQQYPGVKVAVAALDVNDHDEVPKVFAQLSGELGGIDRVIVNAGIGKGAPLGAGKLWANKATLETNLVAALVQIETALEMFSSAGSGHLVLISSVLGNKGVPGVKAAYAASKAGVSSLGESLRAEYAGSPIKVTVLEPGYIESEMTAKSASTMLMVDNESGVKAMVGAIERETGRAVVPPWPWAPMVWVMRRLPPRFTKRFA from the coding sequence ATGGTTCGTCAGAAGATCCTCATCACCGGGGCAAGCTCTGGGCTGGGAGCCGGGATGGCCCGCGCATTCGCCGCGCGCGGACGCGACCTGGCCCTGTGCGCTCGTCGAATCGACCGCCTCGAGGAACTGAAAGACGAGCTGACGCAGCAGTATCCCGGCGTCAAGGTGGCGGTGGCAGCCCTCGACGTCAATGACCATGACGAGGTGCCCAAGGTGTTCGCCCAGCTCTCCGGCGAACTCGGCGGAATCGACCGGGTCATCGTCAACGCCGGGATCGGCAAGGGCGCCCCGCTGGGGGCCGGGAAGCTGTGGGCCAACAAGGCCACCCTCGAAACCAACCTGGTCGCCGCGCTGGTCCAGATCGAGACCGCGCTGGAGATGTTCAGCTCCGCCGGCAGCGGGCACCTGGTGCTGATCTCCTCGGTGCTGGGCAACAAGGGTGTGCCCGGCGTCAAGGCGGCCTACGCCGCCAGCAAGGCCGGGGTGTCGTCGCTGGGTGAGTCGCTGCGCGCCGAGTACGCCGGCAGCCCGATCAAGGTCACGGTGCTGGAGCCGGGCTATATCGAGTCGGAGATGACGGCCAAGTCGGCGTCGACGATGTTGATGGTGGACAACGAATCCGGGGTCAAGGCGATGGTGGGCGCGATCGAACGCGAAACCGGCCGGGCGGTGGTGCCGCCCTGGCCGTGGGCGCCGATGGTGTGGGTGATGCGCCGGCTGCCGCCGCGGTTCACCAAACGCTTCGCCTGA
- the cysW gene encoding sulfate ABC transporter permease subunit CysW — MTPRLERRHLLRVGVLAYIGVMLIAPVSIILYRTFRPGFGHFWAWVSTPAAVSALKLSLLLVVIVVPLNALFGVFTSILLARTNFRGRSVLQAILDIPFAVSPIIVGVALIALWGSSGALGFVENTLGIKIIFGLPGMVLASIFVTLPFVVREVQPVLTEVGIEQEQAAATLGSSSWQTLWRITLPSIRWGLTYGIVLTTARTLGEFGAVIMVASNLPGDSQTLTLLVNDRYHRGAEYGAYALSTLLMGVAVAFLIAKAILLVYRLRLRRSVW, encoded by the coding sequence ATGACACCGCGGTTGGAGCGGCGTCATCTCCTGCGGGTCGGTGTCTTGGCCTATATCGGCGTGATGCTGATCGCTCCGGTGTCGATAATCCTGTACCGGACATTTCGTCCCGGGTTCGGGCACTTCTGGGCCTGGGTGAGCACCCCGGCGGCGGTCTCGGCGCTGAAGCTGTCCCTGCTGCTGGTCGTCATCGTGGTCCCGCTGAATGCGTTGTTCGGCGTTTTTACATCGATCCTGCTGGCGCGCACCAATTTTCGGGGACGATCAGTGCTTCAGGCGATCCTCGACATTCCGTTCGCGGTCTCGCCGATCATCGTGGGGGTCGCACTGATCGCGCTGTGGGGTTCGTCCGGGGCTCTGGGATTCGTGGAGAACACCCTCGGAATCAAGATCATCTTCGGGCTGCCCGGGATGGTACTGGCCAGCATTTTCGTCACCCTGCCGTTCGTCGTGCGCGAGGTTCAGCCGGTGCTCACGGAGGTCGGAATCGAACAGGAGCAGGCCGCGGCGACGCTGGGCTCGAGTTCGTGGCAGACGCTTTGGCGGATCACGCTGCCATCGATCCGCTGGGGCCTGACCTACGGCATTGTGCTGACCACCGCGCGCACGCTCGGCGAGTTCGGTGCCGTCATCATGGTGGCGTCGAACCTGCCGGGTGATTCACAGACGCTGACGTTATTGGTCAACGACCGTTACCACCGCGGAGCCGAGTACGGCGCCTACGCACTGTCGACGCTGCTGATGGGCGTCGCCGTGGCGTTCTTGATCGCGAAGGCGATCCTGCTGGTGTACCGCCTGCGGCTCAGGCGAAGCGTTTGGTGA